One Candidatus Omnitrophota bacterium DNA window includes the following coding sequences:
- a CDS encoding aminodeoxychorismate/anthranilate synthase component II: MKVLIIDNYDSFTYNLVQYLQELGADTQVFRNDAVSLSKLKRLKFDRIVISPGPGQPKDAGISCELISYFYKKVPILGVCLGHQCIGSCFGAKIVRARKIMHGKTSLVYHNKKGIFKAVKNPFLATRYHSLLIDKKTLPENLTITAQTKDGIIMGVKMDDFPLYGVQFHPESILTKEGKKILKNFLKL; encoded by the coding sequence ATGAAAGTGCTGATCATAGATAATTATGATTCTTTTACCTATAACTTGGTTCAATATTTACAAGAACTTGGCGCTGATACCCAGGTGTTTCGAAATGATGCTGTTAGCTTGTCAAAGTTAAAAAGGTTGAAATTCGACCGAATAGTTATTTCTCCCGGTCCGGGCCAGCCCAAAGATGCCGGAATAAGTTGTGAATTAATTAGCTATTTTTATAAAAAAGTGCCAATTTTAGGAGTTTGCTTGGGGCATCAATGTATTGGTTCTTGTTTTGGTGCTAAGATAGTCAGAGCTAGAAAAATAATGCATGGTAAAACCTCATTAGTTTATCACAACAAAAAGGGGATTTTTAAGGCAGTTAAGAATCCCTTTTTAGCTACTCGTTATCATTCGCTTTTGATTGATAAAAAGACTTTGCCAGAAAATTTAACTATTACCGCTCAAACTAAAGATGGTATAATAATGGGAGTTAAGATGGATGATTTTCCTCTTTATGGAGTTCAGTTTCATCCTGAGTCTATTTTAACTAAAGAAGGTAAAAAAATACTTAAAAACTTCTTAAAGCTATGA
- the rsfS gene encoding ribosome silencing factor, with protein MTTLKIKEKLARIVEIISEKKAKDIVILDVHNFSGLCDYFIICSGDSTRQVKAIHEETIRSCKEGDMRAQHSEANESSYWVLVDFFDIILHIFTDEAREYYNLERLWDKAKKVTVKIPRKIKAQPKKPH; from the coding sequence ATGACTACTTTAAAAATTAAAGAAAAGCTTGCTAGAATCGTTGAAATTATTAGTGAAAAAAAGGCTAAAGATATAGTTATTCTAGATGTGCACAATTTTAGCGGTCTTTGTGATTATTTTATTATCTGTTCCGGAGATTCAACCCGGCAAGTAAAGGCAATACATGAAGAAACTATCAGGAGTTGCAAAGAAGGTGATATGAGAGCTCAGCATTCTGAAGCTAATGAGTCATCGTATTGGGTTTTGGTTGATTTTTTCGATATCATCTTGCATATATTTACCGATGAAGCTAGAGAATATTACAATCTTGAACGGTTATGGGATAAAGCAAAAAAAGTTACCGTTAAAATTCCTCGAAAGATAAAAGCCCAGCCTAAAAAACCCCACTAA
- a CDS encoding insulinase family protein: MYEIIPVNNLTFVFSPLDNMETASLGIFLRIGSRFEEKRLKGIAHFLEHMVFKGTKNYTHRKIKQEIEGRGGLLNAFTSQELTAYHANFLKKNFTQTLDILLDMVQNPLFRPFDIQKERKVILQEIKMYNDLPSARAGMLVESLLWKGHALGEDVIGTTQTVNNVLESDLKAFRNKYYAPSNTVISLSGAFPRREVLDIIKARAKGSKAKVNLASPKPKPLSGVRIAIEKKPYEQAHLYLGFRGVPYMSRERMVLRLLNVILGANMSSRLFEELREKRSLCYDISTEARSYKDSGGFLIHLGLDASKVELAIKVILAQLNRLKQKEVPAKELSRAKDYLLGQIAMALETSQGRMGYAAQSYINLGEIDSFLALKKKIEAVSASQIRQLVKDLFSFDRVCVSCVGNIKEGLDSQIRRLIS; encoded by the coding sequence ATGTATGAAATAATTCCAGTCAATAACCTAACCTTTGTATTTTCCCCTTTAGACAATATGGAGACAGCATCTTTGGGGATTTTTTTACGTATTGGTTCGCGTTTTGAAGAAAAGAGGCTTAAAGGTATTGCCCACTTTCTAGAACATATGGTTTTTAAGGGGACTAAAAACTATACTCATCGTAAGATAAAACAGGAAATCGAGGGTCGCGGCGGGTTGCTGAATGCTTTTACTTCCCAAGAGTTAACTGCTTATCATGCTAATTTTCTTAAGAAAAACTTTACTCAGACCTTAGATATTCTTTTAGATATGGTGCAAAACCCACTATTTAGGCCTTTTGATATTCAGAAAGAACGAAAAGTAATTTTACAAGAGATAAAGATGTATAACGATCTTCCTTCGGCTCGAGCAGGGATGCTTGTTGAAAGTTTACTTTGGAAGGGGCATGCTTTAGGTGAAGATGTTATTGGTACTACCCAGACAGTTAACAATGTTCTAGAGAGCGATCTGAAGGCTTTTAGAAATAAATACTATGCTCCGAGTAATACAGTTATATCGCTTTCTGGGGCTTTTCCCCGGCGGGAAGTTTTAGACATCATTAAGGCAAGAGCTAAGGGCTCAAAGGCTAAGGTTAATTTAGCCAGCCCTAAACCTAAGCCTTTAAGCGGTGTACGCATTGCTATTGAGAAAAAACCTTATGAGCAAGCTCATCTTTATTTGGGCTTTAGAGGGGTTCCTTATATGAGTCGGGAGCGGATGGTTTTGCGTTTGCTTAATGTTATTTTAGGTGCCAACATGAGTAGTCGCTTGTTTGAAGAATTACGTGAAAAAAGATCACTTTGCTACGATATTTCTACTGAAGCTAGGTCTTATAAGGATAGTGGTGGTTTTTTAATTCATCTAGGTCTAGACGCCAGTAAGGTAGAGTTAGCAATTAAAGTGATTTTAGCCCAGCTTAATCGTTTAAAGCAAAAAGAGGTGCCGGCTAAAGAGTTGTCACGAGCTAAAGATTATTTGTTGGGCCAGATTGCCATGGCTCTTGAGACGTCGCAAGGGCGGATGGGCTACGCTGCTCAGAGTTATATTAATCTTGGAGAAATTGATAGTTTTCTAGCTTTAAAAAAGAAGATTGAAGCTGTTAGTGCCAGTCAAATAAGGCAGCTAGTTAAAGATTTATTTAGCTTTGATCGGGTTTGTGTTTCTTGCGTCGGCAATATCAAAGAAGGCTTAGATAGTCAAATAAGGAGGCTGATTAGTTAG
- a CDS encoding ROK family protein, whose protein sequence is MAVFLGIDWGGTYIKAGLVSPKGVVVKERIYQSADLRKKTVFIQNLKSLLKDFKGFSIKGLGIGAPGIIDTKKGFIYYLPNIPGWKNFPLKEVLIKQLKLPVAIGNDANLFGLAEARCGAGRGFKQAIFLTLGTGLGGAVLIDGKLLTGRTSAAELGHVPLTLKGNLCGCGARGCIETYTGNGYLLKRYRQLKGNKTKIKEVSEIFQRGLKGEKQAIMLWKEFSYNLGKFLSGMVNVFNPEAIILGGGVSGALGLFRPYLLQVIRQQAMWPQVKNLKVLKAQLKQPGIVGAALLVKEQLEKQ, encoded by the coding sequence GTGGCAGTCTTTTTAGGCATTGATTGGGGTGGTACTTATATAAAAGCTGGGTTGGTAAGCCCCAAGGGGGTAGTAGTTAAAGAAAGAATTTACCAATCGGCTGACTTAAGAAAAAAAACCGTTTTTATCCAGAACCTTAAATCTTTATTAAAGGATTTTAAAGGTTTTTCAATTAAAGGCCTTGGTATTGGTGCCCCCGGCATAATCGATACAAAAAAAGGATTCATCTATTATCTTCCCAACATTCCTGGTTGGAAGAACTTTCCCTTAAAAGAGGTGCTTATCAAACAGCTCAAGCTTCCGGTAGCTATAGGTAATGATGCTAATCTTTTTGGTCTTGCTGAGGCTCGCTGTGGTGCTGGTCGGGGGTTTAAACAAGCTATTTTTTTAACTCTCGGCACTGGCTTAGGCGGAGCAGTATTAATTGATGGCAAGCTTCTAACTGGGAGAACCAGCGCTGCTGAGTTAGGTCATGTACCTTTAACTTTAAAGGGAAACCTTTGTGGCTGTGGAGCCAGAGGCTGTATTGAGACTTATACTGGTAATGGTTATCTCTTAAAGCGCTATAGGCAACTCAAAGGAAATAAAACTAAGATTAAGGAAGTAAGTGAGATATTTCAAAGGGGCCTAAAAGGTGAAAAACAGGCTATTATGCTTTGGAAGGAATTTTCATATAATTTAGGTAAGTTTTTATCGGGCATGGTTAATGTATTTAACCCCGAGGCGATTATCCTAGGTGGAGGGGTGTCTGGAGCCTTAGGTTTGTTTAGACCATATCTTTTACAGGTGATAAGACAACAGGCCATGTGGCCTCAAGTGAAGAATTTAAAAGTTCTCAAGGCTCAGTTAAAACAGCCGGGGATAGTCGGAGCCGCCTTGCTGGTTAAGGAGCAGCTTGAGAAACAGTAA
- the trpA gene encoding tryptophan synthase subunit alpha translates to MRLKDKFKQLKKENRGAFIAYVPFGFPNPSATKNICLSLERGGADVIELGIPFSDPLADGPIIQAATTKALANGANIDKFFSCLGSLDKVLTIPVAVMTYYNPIFKFGISQFFKQLKKYKVSAVLVVDLPLEESDEYLKQARKYDIDTIFFITPTTDKERIKRIVRSTKGFIYYISITGITGPKDIAYGAITKQIKGIKKLSNLPVCVGFGIHSAKQVAEVNKFSDGAIVGSSIVKFIEGNYDKKDFLRRLERYTASLCMK, encoded by the coding sequence ATGCGACTAAAAGATAAATTTAAACAACTAAAAAAAGAAAACCGGGGAGCTTTCATTGCTTATGTCCCTTTCGGTTTTCCTAATCCTTCGGCAACCAAGAATATCTGTCTTAGCTTGGAGCGTGGTGGTGCTGATGTAATTGAGCTAGGTATTCCTTTTTCTGATCCTTTGGCTGATGGCCCAATAATTCAGGCTGCAACTACTAAGGCTTTAGCTAACGGTGCAAATATCGATAAGTTTTTTAGCTGCCTAGGAAGTCTAGATAAGGTTTTGACCATACCGGTTGCGGTTATGACTTATTATAATCCTATTTTTAAGTTCGGAATAAGTCAGTTTTTTAAACAACTAAAAAAATATAAGGTTTCAGCGGTATTGGTTGTAGATTTACCGCTTGAAGAGTCGGATGAATACCTAAAGCAAGCCAGGAAGTATGATATCGATACGATCTTTTTTATTACCCCGACGACCGATAAAGAACGGATAAAAAGAATAGTTCGTTCAACTAAAGGATTTATTTATTATATTTCAATAACTGGAATAACCGGGCCTAAGGATATCGCTTATGGTGCAATTACTAAACAGATAAAGGGCATAAAGAAATTGTCAAACTTGCCGGTTTGTGTTGGTTTTGGGATACATTCAGCAAAACAGGTTGCCGAAGTTAATAAGTTTTCAGACGGAGCAATTGTTGGCAGTAGTATAGTTAAGTTTATCGAAGGAAACTATGACAAGAAAGACTTTTTGAGGCGTCTTGAGCGTTACACAGCAAGCCTATGTATGAAATAA
- a CDS encoding phosphoribosylanthranilate isomerase, producing the protein MVKVKICGITNLEDALLASSLGADALGFIFSKKSPRYISESAAKKIITRLDPFLTKVGVFLDQEPKAVFDIATKLNLDVLQFHGSESASYCRFFAKKFKLVKVFFPQNSADLKKISGYKVDANMFDVKYEQKKSGVNFLSESILAGISKLIKRGEPVIISGGLNVNNVIKIKKLKPYAIDVASGIEKLVGKKDEQLIKEFIEKVKR; encoded by the coding sequence ATGGTTAAAGTAAAAATTTGCGGAATTACTAATTTAGAAGATGCGCTGTTGGCTTCAAGTTTAGGAGCTGATGCTTTGGGGTTTATTTTTTCTAAGAAAAGCCCACGCTATATAAGTGAGTCAGCAGCAAAGAAGATTATAACTCGACTTGATCCTTTCTTAACCAAGGTTGGGGTATTTCTTGATCAGGAACCAAAAGCAGTTTTTGATATTGCCACTAAGCTTAATCTGGATGTTTTACAGTTCCATGGTTCAGAATCAGCCAGTTACTGTCGTTTTTTCGCTAAAAAGTTTAAATTGGTAAAGGTATTTTTTCCGCAAAATTCAGCTGACTTGAAGAAAATATCAGGCTATAAGGTAGATGCTAATATGTTTGATGTAAAATATGAACAAAAAAAGAGTGGGGTCAACTTTCTTTCAGAAAGCATTTTAGCCGGCATTTCAAAGCTTATTAAAAGGGGTGAACCGGTGATAATTTCCGGCGGCCTTAATGTTAATAATGTTATTAAAATAAAAAAACTTAAACCTTATGCTATAGATGTTGCTAGCGGCATTGAGAAGTTGGTTGGTAAAAAGGATGAACAGCTAATTAAAGAATTTATTGAGAAGGTTAAAAGATGA
- the trpB gene encoding tryptophan synthase subunit beta, with translation MSLPNKKGYFGAFGGKYIPETLSVCLKELENAYNSYKRDSKFKQSLSFYLNEYAGRPTPLYFAQRISKQLGLKVYLKREDLLHTGAHKINNALGQALLAKHMGKHRVIAETGAGQHGVAVATVCSLLSLDCDIYMGAEDVKRQQMNVLRMKVLGANVIPVESGSKTLKDACNEAFRDWVTNVRTTYYLLGSAVGPHPYPMMVRDFQAPIGIEARSQILKKEGRLPDYLLACVGGGSNSIGLFYPFFADKQVKFIGVEAAGFGLGGYHSASLVKGEPGVFQGSLSYVLQDEFGQIKNAHSVAPGLDYPGVGPEHSYYKVSKRAKYEAVSDDQAVEGFRFLSELEGIIPALESAHAIYYLKPLAKKNKGKTVIVCLSGRGDKDLDIIKEYNQKKQRK, from the coding sequence ATGAGCTTACCGAACAAGAAAGGATATTTTGGAGCTTTTGGTGGAAAATATATTCCCGAGACGCTTTCGGTTTGTTTAAAGGAACTTGAGAATGCCTACAATAGCTATAAGCGAGATAGCAAATTTAAGCAGAGCTTAAGCTTTTACTTGAATGAATATGCCGGAAGACCAACGCCTTTATATTTTGCTCAGCGGATCAGTAAACAGCTGGGCCTTAAGGTATATTTGAAACGAGAGGATCTTTTACATACTGGAGCGCATAAGATTAATAATGCTCTCGGTCAGGCTTTATTAGCAAAACATATGGGTAAGCATCGGGTAATTGCTGAAACTGGCGCTGGTCAACATGGCGTTGCCGTAGCTACAGTTTGTTCGCTTTTATCTTTGGATTGTGATATTTATATGGGCGCTGAGGATGTTAAGCGACAGCAGATGAATGTTTTGAGGATGAAGGTTTTGGGAGCAAATGTTATTCCGGTTGAAAGCGGCTCAAAGACCTTAAAAGATGCCTGCAATGAAGCTTTTCGTGATTGGGTAACTAATGTGCGAACAACTTATTATCTCTTAGGTTCAGCAGTTGGTCCACATCCCTATCCGATGATGGTTAGAGATTTCCAGGCTCCGATTGGTATTGAAGCTAGAAGCCAGATATTGAAAAAAGAGGGTAGGCTTCCTGATTATCTGCTTGCCTGTGTTGGCGGCGGTAGCAACTCAATCGGACTTTTCTATCCTTTTTTTGCTGATAAACAGGTTAAGTTTATTGGCGTTGAAGCTGCTGGCTTTGGCTTGGGGGGGTATCATTCAGCATCACTAGTTAAAGGTGAACCGGGAGTTTTTCAAGGGTCACTTTCTTATGTCTTGCAAGATGAGTTTGGCCAGATTAAAAATGCTCATTCAGTAGCCCCTGGTTTAGATTATCCCGGGGTTGGCCCAGAGCACTCTTACTATAAGGTAAGTAAGCGTGCTAAGTATGAAGCTGTTTCTGATGATCAGGCCGTTGAGGGCTTTAGGTTTCTTTCTGAACTAGAGGGGATAATCCCAGCTCTTGAAAGCGCACATGCTATTTATTACTTAAAGCCTTTGGCTAAAAAAAATAAGGGAAAAACAGTGATTGTTTGCCTTTCTGGCCGCGGCGATAAGGATTTAGATATTATTAAAGAATATAATCAAAAAAAGCAGCGCAAGTAA
- the prmC gene encoding peptide chain release factor N(5)-glutamine methyltransferase gives MKLKDWLKEYRADFNDRDLRFLLKHSLGKDDSELERICKAYAQGMPLAYILGKEEFFGYEFDISPDVLIPRPETELIVEKAIELVNTQDLSSVLDLCCGSGNIAIAIKNSLSRDLSIVASDCSLEALKVAELNAKKHKVNINFIQTDLLTGFERNSFDLIVSNPPYVEDEAIGGTLNYEPRAALSGGSDGLGVIKKILKQAKGCLRNEGYLIIEIGYKHKNILDEYINRLNSYEIVESIKDYSGHFRGIVLKNR, from the coding sequence ATGAAGCTAAAGGATTGGCTTAAAGAGTATCGGGCTGATTTCAATGATCGGGACTTACGCTTTCTCCTAAAGCATAGCTTGGGGAAAGATGATTCCGAATTGGAAAGAATATGTAAGGCTTACGCCCAAGGCATGCCCTTGGCTTATATTTTAGGTAAAGAAGAGTTTTTTGGCTATGAGTTTGATATATCGCCGGATGTTTTAATTCCTCGGCCGGAAACTGAGCTAATTGTTGAGAAGGCAATAGAATTAGTTAATACTCAAGATTTAAGCTCAGTGCTAGATTTATGCTGTGGTTCGGGAAATATTGCAATAGCTATCAAGAATTCACTTTCTAGGGATTTATCAATCGTTGCTTCTGATTGTAGCCTTGAGGCCCTTAAAGTAGCCGAGTTAAATGCTAAGAAGCATAAGGTTAATATTAATTTCATTCAGACAGACTTATTAACTGGTTTTGAGCGAAACAGTTTTGATTTAATCGTCAGCAACCCTCCCTATGTTGAAGATGAAGCCATAGGAGGTACACTTAACTATGAGCCTCGTGCGGCTTTATCCGGCGGCAGTGACGGATTAGGGGTTATTAAAAAGATTCTCAAGCAAGCTAAAGGTTGCCTAAGGAATGAAGGTTATCTGATCATTGAGATTGGTTATAAACATAAGAATATTCTTGATGAGTATATTAACCGGCTTAACTCATACGAAATAGTTGAATCAATCAAAGATTATTCTGGTCATTTTCGAGGGATCGTTTTAAAGAATAGGTAG
- the trpD gene encoding anthranilate phosphoribosyltransferase produces the protein MIKEAINALVNGQDLSFDQTKAVFEQIFNHKAESSQIAAFLTALKIKGEKESEISAAATVVRSHANKINIGKDLIGQDINSQPIIDTCGTGGSGLNKFNISTAVSFVIASSGTIVAKHGNRAMSSSCGSADVLEALGINISAKAEVMEQALKKCGIAFLYAPLYHPALGEVAKIRREMGIRTIFNILGPLCNPAQANHQLLGVYSPDLVVPLAKVLRQLGSKRAMVVYGKDLKDEISLTGKTESAFLNNKKITKLTLSPASFGLKKIRVSDILADRPDISAQMIRDVLAGKKGASRDIVLANASACLYILAKVDNFKQGVAQAAQLIDQGKAKAKYLEFKNFLETNA, from the coding sequence ATGATTAAAGAAGCAATCAATGCTTTAGTTAATGGCCAAGATTTAAGTTTTGATCAAACCAAGGCTGTTTTTGAGCAGATATTTAACCATAAGGCTGAGAGCTCACAGATAGCGGCTTTTTTAACAGCCTTAAAGATAAAGGGTGAGAAAGAATCGGAGATATCAGCAGCTGCGACTGTTGTCCGAAGTCATGCCAATAAGATAAATATCGGAAAAGATCTCATTGGCCAAGACATAAATAGCCAGCCGATAATCGATACTTGTGGAACTGGAGGCTCTGGCCTTAATAAGTTTAATATTTCGACTGCGGTTAGCTTTGTGATAGCTTCATCGGGCACAATCGTGGCTAAACATGGTAATAGGGCAATGTCTTCATCTTGCGGCAGTGCCGATGTTCTAGAGGCCTTAGGTATCAATATTTCTGCTAAAGCGGAAGTGATGGAGCAGGCTTTAAAAAAATGTGGAATTGCATTTTTGTATGCACCTTTATATCATCCGGCCCTAGGTGAGGTAGCTAAGATAAGAAGAGAAATGGGGATTCGGACGATTTTTAACATTTTGGGTCCGCTTTGTAATCCGGCTCAAGCTAACCATCAATTGCTCGGAGTTTACAGCCCGGATTTAGTTGTACCTTTGGCTAAAGTGTTGAGACAGTTGGGTTCAAAAAGAGCAATGGTAGTTTATGGTAAAGATTTAAAAGATGAGATATCGCTTACCGGAAAAACTGAAAGTGCTTTTTTGAATAATAAAAAAATAACTAAATTAACCTTATCACCGGCTAGCTTTGGCTTAAAGAAGATCAGAGTTTCTGATATTCTAGCTGATCGGCCTGACATCTCAGCCCAAATGATTAGGGATGTTTTGGCTGGAAAAAAGGGGGCTTCTCGGGATATTGTTTTAGCTAATGCTTCAGCTTGTCTTTATATCTTAGCTAAGGTAGATAACTTTAAGCAGGGCGTAGCCCAGGCTGCTCAATTGATAGATCAAGGTAAAGCTAAGGCTAAATATCTTGAATTTAAGAATTTTTTAGAAACCAATGCATAA
- the trpC gene encoding indole-3-glycerol phosphate synthase TrpC, with protein sequence MHKTLSLILEAKKRRVQVLRKNREVFESLIKKAPQPLSFKDAINRKDKVSFIAEIKQASPSAGILRKDFSALELAKIFKDGGANALSVVTEEDFFLGKINYIEEIRKQISLPILRKDFIIEEVQILESRTVGADAILLIMAILDEVKVKELYDLAKELNMDVIVEVHSEKELKKALNLGVDIIGINSRNLHTFEVNIERPKKLIPFVPEGIVKVSESGIKTLKDMLVLKGLGVNAVLVGEALMRAENIQEKLKELHIDAEDG encoded by the coding sequence ATGCATAAGACATTATCACTTATCTTAGAGGCCAAAAAAAGAAGGGTCCAAGTTTTACGCAAAAACCGTGAGGTTTTTGAGTCTTTAATTAAAAAAGCTCCTCAGCCGCTATCGTTCAAAGATGCAATAAATCGTAAAGATAAGGTTTCGTTTATTGCTGAAATCAAACAAGCTTCTCCTTCAGCCGGAATATTGCGTAAAGACTTTTCAGCTTTAGAACTAGCCAAGATATTTAAGGATGGGGGTGCTAATGCGCTTTCAGTAGTTACTGAAGAGGATTTCTTTTTGGGAAAGATCAACTATATCGAAGAAATCAGAAAGCAAATTAGCCTGCCGATTTTGCGCAAAGATTTTATAATTGAAGAGGTACAGATTTTAGAGTCACGAACAGTCGGTGCAGACGCTATTTTATTAATTATGGCGATTCTCGATGAGGTGAAAGTAAAAGAGCTGTATGATTTAGCCAAAGAGCTGAATATGGATGTTATAGTTGAGGTCCATAGCGAGAAAGAATTAAAGAAGGCCCTTAATCTAGGGGTGGATATTATCGGAATAAATAGTCGAAACTTACATACTTTTGAAGTTAATATTGAGCGGCCTAAAAAACTCATACCGTTTGTTCCTGAAGGGATCGTAAAGGTTAGTGAAAGCGGCATAAAAACCTTAAAAGATATGTTGGTGCTTAAGGGCTTAGGGGTTAATGCTGTTTTGGTTGGGGAAGCTTTAATGCGTGCTGAAAATATCCAAGAGAAGTTAAAAGAACTGCATATTGACGCCGAAGATGGTTAA
- the murA gene encoding UDP-N-acetylglucosamine 1-carboxyvinyltransferase: MDKFVIHQSQLSGSIKVSGSKNAALPIMAATILTDQDCLIENVPELRDIRTMIGILEGLGKKISFENSNLVIKAKPNKSFVAPYRLVRTMRASFCCLGPLLAKRKKAKVALPGGCVIGPRPVDLHIKGLKQLGADIFIEQGYCQAKAKKLNGEHIYLGGAFGSSVLATANVLMAATLADGETIIEYAACEPEIECLASFLRKMGAEIKGEGSPLIRIKGVKELGGCKFRVIPDRIEAGTFIAASLATGSELKIEGVNPTHLTSVIDTARSIGSQITICDGSSLVVKPKARLEPVNITTLAYPGFPTDLQAQFMACLCLAKGTSLINEKIYPDRFMHVAELNRMGAAIQRSGPYAIIEGKGSLYGAEIMASDLRASAALVIAGLAAKGKTEVSRVYHIDRGYEQIEHKLRKAGAKIKREKQ; encoded by the coding sequence ATGGATAAGTTTGTAATTCATCAATCCCAACTTTCAGGAAGTATAAAGGTGAGCGGTTCCAAGAATGCAGCTTTGCCGATAATGGCCGCAACTATTCTTACCGATCAAGATTGCCTAATCGAGAATGTGCCCGAGCTTCGGGATATTCGAACCATGATTGGAATTCTTGAAGGCTTGGGCAAAAAAATAAGCTTTGAAAATAGTAATTTAGTTATTAAGGCTAAGCCGAATAAGTCTTTTGTGGCTCCTTATCGTTTGGTTCGGACAATGCGGGCTTCTTTTTGTTGTCTAGGGCCGCTTTTAGCTAAACGCAAAAAGGCAAAAGTAGCCTTGCCCGGTGGTTGCGTTATTGGACCAAGACCGGTAGATTTACATATAAAAGGATTAAAACAGCTCGGGGCTGATATTTTTATTGAACAGGGCTATTGTCAGGCTAAGGCTAAGAAGTTAAACGGTGAGCATATTTATTTGGGTGGAGCTTTTGGATCTTCAGTTTTAGCTACCGCAAATGTATTAATGGCCGCTACCTTGGCCGATGGTGAAACCATAATTGAGTATGCGGCTTGCGAGCCAGAGATAGAGTGCTTAGCTTCATTTTTAAGGAAAATGGGAGCAGAGATTAAAGGAGAAGGATCGCCTTTAATAAGAATAAAAGGAGTTAAGGAGCTTGGTGGCTGTAAATTTAGAGTTATTCCGGATAGAATTGAAGCTGGAACTTTTATTGCTGCGAGCTTAGCAACTGGTTCTGAGCTTAAAATAGAGGGAGTAAACCCAACTCATTTGACTTCGGTTATTGATACAGCTAGAAGTATTGGGTCTCAGATTACAATTTGTGATGGTTCTTCGCTAGTGGTTAAACCTAAGGCAAGGCTAGAGCCGGTAAATATAACAACCCTTGCTTACCCGGGATTCCCCACTGATCTTCAGGCTCAGTTTATGGCTTGTCTTTGCTTAGCCAAGGGAACATCCTTAATCAATGAGAAGATTTATCCTGATCGATTTATGCACGTGGCTGAATTAAATCGGATGGGTGCGGCGATCCAGCGGAGTGGACCTTATGCCATTATTGAAGGCAAAGGCAGCCTTTACGGGGCAGAAATTATGGCTTCTGATTTAAGGGCTTCGGCAGCCTTGGTAATTGCTGGTTTAGCAGCCAAAGGTAAGACCGAAGTTTCAAGAGTTTATCATATTGATCGCGGTTATGAGCAGATAGAGCATAAATTAAGAAAGGCTGGAGCAAAGATAAAGCGAGAAAAACAATGA
- a CDS encoding riboflavin synthase, giving the protein MFTGIIKEVVKVTAFSKKSSLSVIAVSSKKLASEAEVSDSMAINGVCLTLTKKSKNDLFFEAVASTLANTNLKRLKVGDLVNLEPALKAGDKLGGHFVLGHVDTELKLRRIIKKGDYWQVEIDLPSRFKSKVLENGSIAVEGISLTVKKIYPKYFTLDIIPFTYRDTTLQDKKPGAQLNVEFDYLLKQNKN; this is encoded by the coding sequence ATGTTTACTGGAATAATAAAAGAAGTTGTTAAGGTTACTGCATTTAGCAAAAAGAGTTCGCTAAGTGTAATTGCGGTTAGTTCAAAAAAATTAGCCTCGGAAGCTGAGGTTTCTGACAGTATGGCAATTAACGGAGTTTGTCTTACTTTGACTAAGAAATCTAAGAATGATCTTTTTTTTGAGGCTGTTGCCTCAACCTTGGCTAATACTAATCTTAAGCGTCTCAAAGTAGGTGATCTAGTTAATTTGGAGCCAGCATTAAAAGCCGGAGACAAACTTGGTGGTCATTTTGTTTTAGGTCATGTCGACACCGAACTAAAATTAAGACGAATAATTAAAAAAGGTGATTATTGGCAGGTAGAGATAGATTTGCCATCCCGGTTTAAGTCAAAAGTTTTAGAAAATGGCTCTATTGCTGTTGAGGGAATTTCTTTAACTGTAAAGAAGATCTACCCAAAGTATTTTACTTTAGATATTATTCCTTTTACTTATCGTGATACGACTCTACAGGATAAGAAACCGGGAGCCCAACTTAATGTAGAGTTTGATTATTTACTTAAGCAAAATAAGAATTAA